The genomic interval GACGACTTTCTGGATTGTGTGAACTATAGTATGATTTTTACATaatgtatgtatgtatcGTACCAGTATAGTAAATATATACTTATACTTGTCTCGGCAGATGCACTTGCAATGAGCTACAATGTGCTCTGGGCTGCAGTGGtaaactacaagtagtgaaCGCGAACTACTGAGGAGTTCAAACCCCCGATCTTACACACTCGTTcgagtcacatgactgaCTCtgacaagaccaacaaaCTCCTAACCTCTCACCGATGTGCCACAAATTTTTTTACTCATAGAAGGCTGGGAGAAGAGTCGTAGAAGGCTCGTATTTTAATTGTAAGGTGTAACGGGGCAAGTAGGGTTAATAGCCGTAGTATTAAACTCAACCGATATACTGGTAGCTCCGAAGAGTAACCGAACATACGAAATATATCGTCTCAGAATTGCAGACTATACACCGGAAATCTCTCAGTACTCACAACGCAACCATTACAACCTTGGACCaaagtcacatgatcaCACAACGCCACACTAGCGTTCCCGAGCTAGCTTAGATGCATGGGTATCGGTGATCTAACGGTGTTCGACAAGATTATTCATTACGCTGTCCTATAAGACAGCAGTATTGCAGGATTCACTTGACTTCACTCCCGCAAGAAAACAACGACAACTCCGACTGCGGATATACCGCAAAGCGCTAAAAGCAGGTCCCTGACTCATTCGTATGTCCGCAGGGTGCATGTGTGAGTAAGTAATCTATAGGACTTGTTATTGTACAACAATCGACTTTGAAATAGGGGATATGCACAACAACGGAGATTGAAAATTTATCAACAACGAAACATGATAAATCGAATGAACGATATCCGATATCGATATCTCCTCTATTTTGTCGTCAAATATCCCATTTTCTTCCCCGGCTACCGACGGCCAACTCTAACTCTATGAGCACTGAAAAATCCTACTTAATCAGAGTCTTCCCAAACTCACCTTGCACACAATATACACACAAAAATGACCAAACTGTCACCCCTCAAAGCTGACCGACTCGAGATCACTCTCAACAAGTCTCCCAAGCAGTTTGACTCTCCCAAGGACCTCGCTCCCAACTCTTCCACAGACTACATCCTCCAGGTCGACTACACCGATGAGGCTGGATGGGATGCCCCCAAGATTGGGCCCTTTGGTCCTCTTCAGATTGATCCCACCGCCTCTGTTCTTCACTACGCTGTCGAGTGCttcgagggtctcaagctgtacaagaacaaggctGGCAACAAGCTGATTCTGTTCCGACCCGAGCTCAACATGGCTCGTCTCAACGACTCTTGTGAGCGAATCGGTCTCCCCCGATTTGACGAGGCCGAGCTCCTCAAGTGCCTTATTGAGTACGTCAAGCTCGAGGGCCGATTCGTCGCCCCCGGTGGCTTCATCTACCTGCGACCCACTGCTATCGGCACCAACGGCGGTCTGGGACTCAAGGCCCCCACTGCCGCCAAGGTTTTTGTCTGTGCCACCATGATGCAGGCTTGGAATGCCGAGCCCCTCAAGCTCTACTGCTCCGATCCCAAGGATGCTGTGCGAGCATGGCCCGGAGGATTTGGCTACGCCAAGCTGGGAGCCAACTATGGACCCACTCTCCAGGAGAACTCCAAGGCCGTTGGAGCCGGCTACCACCAGGTTCTGTGGCTCTACgacgaggacaagaagaccgtCACTGAGGCCGGTGGCTCCAACTTCTTCGtcgccatcaagaagaaggactcCGATGAGATCGAGCTCATGA from Yarrowia lipolytica chromosome 1F, complete sequence carries:
- a CDS encoding uncharacterized protein (Compare to YALI0F19910g, similar to uniprot|P47176 Saccharomyces cerevisiae YJR148w TWT2 branched chain amino acid aminotransferase cytosolic), with amino-acid sequence MTKLSPLKADRLEITLNKSPKQFDSPKDLAPNSSTDYILQVDYTDEAGWDAPKIGPFGPLQIDPTASVLHYAVECFEGLKLYKNKAGNKLILFRPELNMARLNDSCERIGLPRFDEAELLKCLIEYVKLEGRFVAPGGFIYLRPTAIGTNGGLGLKAPTAAKVFVCATMMQAWNAEPLKLYCSDPKDAVRAWPGGFGYAKLGANYGPTLQENSKAVGAGYHQVLWLYDEDKKTVTEAGGSNFFVAIKKKDSDEIELMTCPISTKLILPGISRRSALEYLGEKHKGSNVTVHEREFGIDEIAEAAKENRLVEAFAIGTAFFVAPVQLIRTPEGELINVPLSQGDSGDFAADVKAKLTSIMYGEEENDWATTVDC